The DNA region AGGCGATAAAGAAGAATGCTGTCAGACCATTGTTGGACATTCTCCATCATCAAACATTGTCACAAAGATTGCGCGAGCTTGTGTCTGCAATTATTGCAAATCTAGCATTATCGACTATACAAGAAGATTCAGCTGCAATTCCAGTTCCATTGTTGGAATCTGACGAGGATATTATTGGATTGTATTCGCTGATTAATTTTACGGGACCTGGTGTGCAGCAAAACATTCTCAGGGTATTTCATGCAATGTGCCTTTCACCCTCTTCTGTTATTATCAAGTCAAAATTAAGACAGGTAAAAGAATATATTCTCCGTATAGTAGACTTATCATTGTAGTtggttaattattaaatatgcTACTATTGAAAATTCACCTCCGAATTTATGGCTTGGCTGGTTGATCGCCTTTCACAGTGCTCTGCCGTGCCGATGTTGTTGAGATTGTGTGAGGTTGATGATTCCACTTTACGTGCAAATGCTGTCAAGCTATTATGTTGCTTAACCAAAGATGATGACAAGGACCAAATCTGGGAACACATAACACAATCTTCAGTCGGAAGTCTTGCTCGTGATCATCAGGATTTCCGAGGACGAGGAAGAAATTTCCTCAGCATTGGGCACAATTGCTAACCTTCCCGAATCTGCACAAATCTCCGAGTGGCTTTTGGAATCCCACAATCTCACAAGTTGTCTCACTTCTCTTTTCCACAGTAAGAATATTAGAAGTAGAAAAAACCAGTTCACAGAGAGCGTTGTTGGAGCTATATGCCGTTTAACAATTGAGGCAAACGTGGAATTGCAAAAGAAAGTAGTGGAAATAGGCATCATAGACAAACTACTACTGCTGCTAGAGACGGGAAGCAGTTTAACGAGAATGAAAGTAGGTGTTTCTTTGACTCAGCTCTCTCTGAGTTCCCCTGCGCTGAGCCTGCAAATCAATAGGCGTCCGCTTTTTTGGTGCTTTTCTTCTTTACCCGAATCCTGCCCAGTTCACCGAGGTATTTGTACAGTTCTATCCTCGTTTTGCCTATTGGAAGCAGGTGCAGTAAAGTCTCTTGTTCAGGTTCTGAGGGAAGAACCGAATCCGGAAGCCTGCGAGGCAGCTTTAGACGCCCTTTTAACTTTGATAGATGGTGAAAGTTTGCAAAATGGTTGCAAGGTATTTGAGGAAGCAAATGCAATAGCAGAGATCATTAAACTAATCAGTCACCCAAGCCCATGTACCAGGTTACAGGAGAAGATATTGAGCACTTTAGAGAGGATATTTCGGATTTCCGAATATAAACAGAAATATGGACAATTAACTCATGGGTATTTGGTGGATTTGACTCAAATAGGAAACAGCAACTTGAAATCATTAGCTGCCAGAATACTTGCTCGGCT from Primulina tabacum isolate GXHZ01 chromosome 14, ASM2559414v2, whole genome shotgun sequence includes:
- the LOC142525588 gene encoding U-box domain-containing protein 44-like, producing MKVGVSLTQLSLSSPALSLQINRRPLFWCFSSLPESCPVHRGICTVLSSFCLLEAGAVKSLVQVLREEPNPEACEAALDALLTLIDGESLQNGCKVFEEANAIAEIIKLISHPSPCTRLQEKILSTLERIFRISEYKQKYGQLTHGYLVDLTQIGNSNLKSLAARILARLNVLHDQSTFF